In one Lycium barbarum isolate Lr01 chromosome 7, ASM1917538v2, whole genome shotgun sequence genomic region, the following are encoded:
- the LOC132603344 gene encoding uncharacterized protein LOC132603344 isoform X2, with amino-acid sequence MEKFQTTLVAVNATTFRGKSIALTLSYIFPLLNHQISCQHQHQPVAASAPATMQIQHRVSTQNHSKVDNWLQLHKCASNINRCTHKNKRILAIPVPETKAKVRDRIVQDLHDEKVSGKGLRKRNVNHRDAKSADKENQLSLELEAEVNVSHAILKHFIDYEKSYPACPARNITKITINGTKGQVLDSTTKVGECKSFSGHADLNDLKLIMPDVAYQERYNISAIQVNSLNIGLIESPSSSKKKPAYEEMLEMEER; translated from the exons ATGGAAAAGTTTCAGACGACCCTTGTTGCAGTCAATGCTACCACGTTTCGGGGTAAGAGCATTGCTCTTACCCTCTCTTATATATTCCCACTGTTGAACCACCAAATAAG CtgccagcaccagcaccagccaGTAGCCGCATCAGCACCAGCAACCATGCAAATACAACACAGAGTATCAACCCAAAACCACTCAAAGGTTGACAATTGGCTTCAACTGCACAAGTGTGCATCAAATATAAACAGGTGCACTCATAAGAACAAAAGAATTCTTGCGATACCAGTTCCAGAGACGAAAGCAAAGGTCAGAGACAGAATTGTGCAGGATTTACATGATGAAAAGGTCTCAGGAAAGGGGTTGAGAAAAAGAAATGTGAACCATAGAGATGCAAAATCAGCTGATAAGGAGAATCAGTTGAGCTTAGAGTTAGAAGCAGAAGTTAATGTGTCTCATGCAATTTTGAAGCATTTTATCGATTATGAGAAGTCATATCCTGCGTGTCCAGCTCGCAATATTACTAAAATAACCATAAATGGAACAAAAGGTCAAGTACTCGATTCAACAACTAAGGTTGGTGAATGCAAAAGTTTTAGTGGACATGCTGATTTGAATGATCTGAAATTGATTATGCCAGACGTTGCATATCAAGAAAGATATAATATCTCAGCAATTCAAGTCAACAGCCTTAACATAGGCCTGATAGAGAGTCCCTCTAGCTCAAAGAAGAAACCAGCCTATGAAGAAATGCTTGAAATGGAAGAAAGATAA
- the LOC132603344 gene encoding uncharacterized protein LOC132603344 isoform X1, producing MEKFQTTLVAVNATTFRGKSIALTLSYIFPLLNHQISSCQHQHQPVAASAPATMQIQHRVSTQNHSKVDNWLQLHKCASNINRCTHKNKRILAIPVPETKAKVRDRIVQDLHDEKVSGKGLRKRNVNHRDAKSADKENQLSLELEAEVNVSHAILKHFIDYEKSYPACPARNITKITINGTKGQVLDSTTKVGECKSFSGHADLNDLKLIMPDVAYQERYNISAIQVNSLNIGLIESPSSSKKKPAYEEMLEMEER from the exons ATGGAAAAGTTTCAGACGACCCTTGTTGCAGTCAATGCTACCACGTTTCGGGGTAAGAGCATTGCTCTTACCCTCTCTTATATATTCCCACTGTTGAACCACCAAATAAG CAGCtgccagcaccagcaccagccaGTAGCCGCATCAGCACCAGCAACCATGCAAATACAACACAGAGTATCAACCCAAAACCACTCAAAGGTTGACAATTGGCTTCAACTGCACAAGTGTGCATCAAATATAAACAGGTGCACTCATAAGAACAAAAGAATTCTTGCGATACCAGTTCCAGAGACGAAAGCAAAGGTCAGAGACAGAATTGTGCAGGATTTACATGATGAAAAGGTCTCAGGAAAGGGGTTGAGAAAAAGAAATGTGAACCATAGAGATGCAAAATCAGCTGATAAGGAGAATCAGTTGAGCTTAGAGTTAGAAGCAGAAGTTAATGTGTCTCATGCAATTTTGAAGCATTTTATCGATTATGAGAAGTCATATCCTGCGTGTCCAGCTCGCAATATTACTAAAATAACCATAAATGGAACAAAAGGTCAAGTACTCGATTCAACAACTAAGGTTGGTGAATGCAAAAGTTTTAGTGGACATGCTGATTTGAATGATCTGAAATTGATTATGCCAGACGTTGCATATCAAGAAAGATATAATATCTCAGCAATTCAAGTCAACAGCCTTAACATAGGCCTGATAGAGAGTCCCTCTAGCTCAAAGAAGAAACCAGCCTATGAAGAAATGCTTGAAATGGAAGAAAGATAA